CAGAAGAAGTACACGACTTTGTTGGTGCCCGGCACAAGGAACATGGCGAGCTTGTACTTCTGCTTCACGGCGCGGCGGAAGAACATCATGTCTTCCTTCTTGGGTATCACGAGGTTGCTGTTTTCCTTGGTCTCGCAAATCATGTCAGCATCGGCGAGCAAAGCCTTGGACTTTTGCTTGAGCGCAGCGAAGTTCGGTTCGCTGTTTTTGCGGATGGTTTCGAGGTTGAAGGCTCCGCCGCCTTCCTTGAGGGCCTTGCGAAGCCCGCGGACGGCGAACACCAACAAAACAACGACAACGACGGCAATGAGCCAGGGCCAATATTCAGCGAGAAAGTCTAGCATAAAAACCTCTGTTTGGTGCAAATATAGCTAATATCTTGCGTTTTTCTCATTTTTTGCTTGACTTTTGACCTAGAAATGCTAAATTTGGTGTAACTTTATGAATAACAAAGACTTGCGATTCTAGCGAGAGTCGTTTTGGAGAAAAAATGGCAATTAACTATTTGGACCTTCCCATTGGACGCAAGTACCCCTACGAAGTGGACTGCGTTGTCGAAATTGGCAAGGACACCAACCTCAAGTACGAATATGACGAGCGTCTGCATGTGTTCCGCCTGGACCGCTGCCTGCTCAGCTCCATGAGCTACCCTTGCACCTACGGGTTCATCCCGAGCACCAAGGCCGATGATGGCGATGCTCTCGACATGCTCATTTACAGCCCCGCCTCCATGCAGACGGGTACAGTGTGTACCTGCCGCGTCATTGGCGCCCTCGACATGACTGACGGTGGCAAGAAGGACTACAAGGTGTTGGGAGTGCCTGTGTTTAACCCGCGCCCCATCAAGGACATCACCGACGTGGACCAGATGTTCCTCCGCATAACCAAGAACTTCTTCCAGAACTACAAGGAACTGGAAGGCAAGGACGTGCAGATTGGCGACTGGAAGGACGCTGCGTTTGCCCGCGAGCGCGTGATTGCCGCCCACAGGGCCTACTTCCAGAACCAGGTCCAGGTGCCGGAGACCTTCTACCAGGAACCTGAGAGCGGTGAACACCTGCCTCCCGAGGAACTGATTTAAGTGTTCTAGCTCACTTATTCGAATAAAAAAGCCCCTAAATTCCTGATTTAGGGCTTTTTTTTTTAGTTGAAAAAATAATTGCGCCGTTACGAAAAAAAAGAAACTATATTAATCGCATATAAATGTAAAAATACCCTTACAAACGTAATAGGAGCTCATATGAATCTTGAACGTAGGCCCTTCTGGCTCATTGGAGGAATCGCTCTTACCTTTGCGCTCGCTTTCAGCGCATGCGATAATACATCCAATTCAACGACGGTCGATGACGAGGAAGACGCTCTCGCGGATAATTCCGATAGCGGAAGGAACTCGGACAATTCCAATAGTGGAAAGGATTCCGTGACGGTGCCGACCGAGATGGATACGGAAATTCCTGTCCCGACGGACTTGAAAGCCGTTCGTCTTTCTCCCAGCATATGGGAACTGAGCTTCAAGGTCTCGGAAGAAACTGACGGTTTCGTTGTCCAGCGCCTGCCGCAGAGCGGTGGCTCGTGGTCGAGCTATGCCGAGTTGAAGTCGGGCGTTACCCGCCTGATCCTGGATGGCTCGTCGAAGGCCGGTTACTATTATCGTGTCGCTTCGGTGATGAACAAAAAATCTTCCGCATACTCCGATGATGTTCTTGTTTCCGACAGGATGGACTATCCTTCGGGTTCCGAACTTAAGGTGCCCGAAGCGACTCCGAACATCCTTCAGGACAAGGTTCTTGAGCTGGTCCTGAGTGGCGGCGCTCCCGGCAAGGACATTGTCAAGTCTCCGTACAATCTGGATTCCAATGGCAAGTCGGTCGGTTCCGTCTACTATCAGGCACGCTTTGTCTATGGTAGCGACCTCATTGTGGATACGGTCAAGTTTGACGTAGACCAGGTGTCGGTCTCCAAGACGTTCAAGACGACTGCAGACCTGTGTAACTCCTATGCGCAGATCCGTACCGTATGGACCGACAAGAACAAGGTTTCCGATTATAGTGACTGGTCTAGCCCAATGGGAACGAAGGCGGGGACGGATTCGAAGCTTGTGAATACGAATAACCGCTGCAAGGCCGATACTGCGCAGAACTCTGCCGTTGCCGAAAAGGGCGGGTTGCCCGGCCCCACGAACCCGAAGGTTGAACAGCTTTCGGACGGCAAGTGGATGATGCAGTGGGATTACACTCCTTCTGAAGATCGTCCGGAAACGGGATTCATCGTGCAGAAGCTGGATACCGAGAAGAGCAAGTGGACTGACATCGACTCGACTGGGGCTGGCGTCTACCGTTGCGTGCTTGGCAAGCTTACCGACACATACAACTACTTCAGGGTCGTCGCCTATGACAAGGAAAGCCGTTCCGCCTATTCTGCCGACGTGTTGGCCGCAAACGGTGGTACTGAGACTGGCGATGGCGGTCAGCTTCAGACGCCGAACGGGCTGACCTTCGTGCGCATTGCCCCGAGCGTGTGGGAAATGAGCTGGAAGTACGATATCGCTGCTGAAAAGCCCGAAAACCAGTTCATCATCCAGAGCTCCAAGCTCAAGGACTTCGAATGGAAGACCATCGCAACCATCAAGGGCGAAAACAGGGTATTCCTCATCGAGGGCAAGGATAAACTTGAAACCTATTATCGGATTGCGACGACGGATGGAAAGGATACGTCCTTGTTTACCGAAGCGTTGCAGTTGACGCCCTCTTTCCCTTATCGTGAAGATATGAATCCGGCAACCCCGATACTGGGAATTTCTCTGAATTATGGCGTTTACTCCGGTTATGAAGCCAATATGGATACTTCGTCGAATGACAAGATTATCGTGTCCGCAAGCGTTGCCTTCGATGTCCAGAAGAACATTGTTGATAAGAATATCCACGAGTCTGAGTACACGGATACCGTCTACTACCAGGCCCGCTGGTTCACTCCGACGGAATACGACCCCCGTGGTGATATGGTAGACATGTTTAACGATGGCAAACTTGAAGATCGCGATAATCTTGGTGTCACGTGGGATGAAGATTTCGCTTACGAAGAGCCCTCGGTGGGCTTCTCCGCCTCTTGGAGAGACTCGTTAATGGATGATGAAGGTAACGTTAAGGAATATTGGGAATTGTGTGAAGAGGCTTATGGATACAATAATACAATCCATGCTGTGCGTACGGATTCCCTGAAGGACGATGAAGGAAAGTTCACGGGTATTGATGAAGTTCCTGTCGATGCCAACGTCGAGTCTATCGTGAACGGGATTGTCAAGGTTGACAAGGAATTCTTCTACAGGGCGTCAAAAATATCGATGAATACGGCACTGTGCATCGAGAACCATGTCAGGAACTTCTGCGATATCAGAATTCAGGTTCGTATCGTGTGGAAGGACAGAAATGGTGAAACCGACTACAGTGAATGGACGCTCCCGACAGGAATAGGAGGCGGAAAGGATTCGGACAAGCTCTGCTACAACCATTAATGAGTCTTGAAACAGAAAAAGAAAGCCCGGCCATTTGGCCGGGTTTTCTTTTTTTTGAAACTGTAGAAGCTCTTACCTGGAGTAGTATTCCACGACGAGCTGTTCTTCCAGCTGAACAGGAATCTGTTCGCGGAGCGGAAGCTTCACCAGGGAGCCTTCCATCTTGCCTGCGTCGACGGTCAGGTATTCAGGGGCAGCCGGAGCGTTAGCAATGGCTTCCTTGATTTGCACGTGTTCCTTGGACTGTTCGCGGATAGCAATCACGTCGCCGGCCTTGATCTGGCGGGCGGGGGAGAAACTACGGACGCCGTTCACGGTGAAGTGACCGTGGGTGACGTACTGGCGAGCAGCGAAAATCGTGCGGGCGAAACCCATGCGGTAGACGAGG
Above is a genomic segment from Fibrobacter sp. UWP2 containing:
- a CDS encoding inorganic diphosphatase, encoding MAINYLDLPIGRKYPYEVDCVVEIGKDTNLKYEYDERLHVFRLDRCLLSSMSYPCTYGFIPSTKADDGDALDMLIYSPASMQTGTVCTCRVIGALDMTDGGKKDYKVLGVPVFNPRPIKDITDVDQMFLRITKNFFQNYKELEGKDVQIGDWKDAAFARERVIAAHRAYFQNQVQVPETFYQEPESGEHLPPEELI
- a CDS encoding fibronectin type III domain-containing protein, whose translation is MNLERRPFWLIGGIALTFALAFSACDNTSNSTTVDDEEDALADNSDSGRNSDNSNSGKDSVTVPTEMDTEIPVPTDLKAVRLSPSIWELSFKVSEETDGFVVQRLPQSGGSWSSYAELKSGVTRLILDGSSKAGYYYRVASVMNKKSSAYSDDVLVSDRMDYPSGSELKVPEATPNILQDKVLELVLSGGAPGKDIVKSPYNLDSNGKSVGSVYYQARFVYGSDLIVDTVKFDVDQVSVSKTFKTTADLCNSYAQIRTVWTDKNKVSDYSDWSSPMGTKAGTDSKLVNTNNRCKADTAQNSAVAEKGGLPGPTNPKVEQLSDGKWMMQWDYTPSEDRPETGFIVQKLDTEKSKWTDIDSTGAGVYRCVLGKLTDTYNYFRVVAYDKESRSAYSADVLAANGGTETGDGGQLQTPNGLTFVRIAPSVWEMSWKYDIAAEKPENQFIIQSSKLKDFEWKTIATIKGENRVFLIEGKDKLETYYRIATTDGKDTSLFTEALQLTPSFPYREDMNPATPILGISLNYGVYSGYEANMDTSSNDKIIVSASVAFDVQKNIVDKNIHESEYTDTVYYQARWFTPTEYDPRGDMVDMFNDGKLEDRDNLGVTWDEDFAYEEPSVGFSASWRDSLMDDEGNVKEYWELCEEAYGYNNTIHAVRTDSLKDDEGKFTGIDEVPVDANVESIVNGIVKVDKEFFYRASKISMNTALCIENHVRNFCDIRIQVRIVWKDRNGETDYSEWTLPTGIGGGKDSDKLCYNH
- the rpsD gene encoding 30S ribosomal protein S4, with the translated sequence MSSFRGPKGKVARSLGIAVSQKTQKALDRRNFAPGQHGQTRKKSASVYKQQLVEKQRLRFTYNISEAQLAKAYKEANRREGSAGDNLMILLETRLDALVYRMGFARTIFAARQYVTHGHFTVNGVRSFSPARQIKAGDVIAIREQSKEHVQIKEAIANAPAAPEYLTVDAGKMEGSLVKLPLREQIPVQLEEQLVVEYYSR